The Hydrogenispora ethanolica nucleotide sequence AGGGGTGGCCCTTTTCTTTTTGCTTTTGAGCCGTTCCGCTCCGGGTTGAGGGATTGCGAAAACATCAGGTCGCGGGAAATGCAGCCTGACCAAGTACATCATGGGCCGCGGCGACGCCGTGGGCGGCGCGGTGATCGGCGGCAAGGAACTGATCGGGCGAATCAAACGCCAGGCCATGAGAAAATGCGGCCTGGAGTGAACCCGCGGGCGGGAGCGGCGGGCCAGGGGCCGCCGCTCAGCCCAGATCCTTGGCCATTTCGTATTGATCGACGTGGCCTTGCATCCCCTGTCCGATCAGCCACGGGCCCAAATAACTGCCTTCCTCGACATTGATGGCTTTGAGGACCGCCGACCGGGTGTATGGGGCCAGCATGCCGAGGAGCGGCAGGCGCTCCCGGCGGAGCTCCTCGGCCAATCCCAGCTGCGGGAGGTCGCCGTACTCGCGGTGGATGACGGCGTAGCCCACTTCGCGCTGGCCGAGCATGATCCGCAGTCCCTGGTAGCGATCCTTCAGATTCAGAATGGACGGGGTCGCGTTTTGCCAGGTCGGCTGGTAGTCCAGCCAGTGCTGATACCGGTCCAGCGCCGCCAGATCCAGTTCGGCCAGGTGAAGCTCCTCGGGGACCGGGGGGGCGGGCGCGGCGCTCCGCTGCCACTGGTAGCAGTTTAGATTACGGGTGACGGTGAAGCCCAGCTTCTGATAGAGCCGCAGCGCCGGCTGGTTGTCGCGGATGACTTCCAGCAGATAGCGCCGGACCTGCCGCCGGACCAGTTCTTTTTGCATTTCGGCGAATAACAGCGCGGCCAGGCCCTGGCCGCGGTAGGCCGGGAGAAATCCGGTGCCGCCGTCGTAACCGGTGGTCACTCCGTCCCGCTCGCGGAGGCCATTCAGCACGAACCCAATCAGCCGCCCAGTTTCATGATAAACGCCGAACGAATCGGCCAGCCGGATGTCACGGCCCCGCAGATGTTCCAAAAACCGCTCGTAGGGCAGTTCGATCCGCACCGAATAATCGCTGAACGCCGCGATGAAAGCGGCGTGAATCGTGGCCAGCGATTCGTCATGAAGTGATTTCAAGCGCATGATTCCGTATTTTCCTCCAGCTTTTCAGCATCGTTCCGTCCGTCAGGCGCGGCCGCCCGGGGGCAACTCTTCATTCCCAAAAGCAAGCGGTTTATCCACAGAAGAACGATCGGGAACGCTTCAGGCAACTGCTTCATTCACAAATGATCGATCTCGATTCACAAAAG carries:
- a CDS encoding GNAT family N-acetyltransferase, which produces MRLKSLHDESLATIHAAFIAAFSDYSVRIELPYERFLEHLRGRDIRLADSFGVYHETGRLIGFVLNGLRERDGVTTGYDGGTGFLPAYRGQGLAALLFAEMQKELVRRQVRRYLLEVIRDNQPALRLYQKLGFTVTRNLNCYQWQRSAAPAPPVPEELHLAELDLAALDRYQHWLDYQPTWQNATPSILNLKDRYQGLRIMLGQREVGYAVIHREYGDLPQLGLAEELRRERLPLLGMLAPYTRSAVLKAINVEEGSYLGPWLIGQGMQGHVDQYEMAKDLG